A region of the Mesotoga sp. BH458_6_3_2_1 genome:
CCCTAAGAAAGTCCCTCGCCCAACCCTCGGTGAGGTAAGCTCTTCCGAAGTCCCTGTTCGTAACAACAAGCCACCTTGAATCCTGTTCCACGTTTCCGTGAAGATATACTATTCCCCTGAAGTCGTCGCCCCTCGGTAGAGCGGGCGCTCTGAAGATGTCGAAGCCGTCGTATCTCTCTCCGTAATTCTTCAAGACGGTTAGAAAGTGAGCGTCGTAATTTGTCGTTACAATTTTGAGGTCCCGGGCGCTTTTGAATAGAAGAGGAATAAGGCTGTGAAGCTGTGATGGCCTGGAAGTTTGTTCACTCATTATCTGCTTCACCATTTCGTGGACGCCCAGTCCGCCATTCTTAGAGTTGAGACTGCCGAGAAAGACGTCCGGAGGTTGGACTCGCTGCTGTTTGACGTAGTATTTTTGACCGTAGCTTTTCGCTACGGCCTTTGCTAGATCGACAAAACCGGGTATGTTTGACGGCGAGGCCATCGAAACACCGGCACCCGCGAAGACTACCAGCCTTTCTTCCTCCTGCGCCCTTATTAGTTCTGTCGGAATATCTACATGGTCTGTTAAGAGCATTATTCCTCCCACTGTCTTTTCTCTTAAGAAGTCTTATTCACAGATTGAAACTAGTTTCTGAGCAAATCTTCATCAATGAAATGATACTCCATTGCTGCAGCCAGTGTTTAGAAACAGCCGATAATAGAGACTCTGACTGAATTAAGCGTAAGGCCTGATTTGAAGCGATGTCATACTATCGACTGATATTTGGCTAGCGCTACTGATCGTCAGATTACCCAAACAATAAATCGAAATTAAATATTTCAAATAACACTAATATAATTATGATTTTAAGTTACATTATGGAAATGATAACAATTATAGTTCAAAATATACTCCTTAAATCTCGATCTGGCTCAATCAATTGTTAATGATGTAACTTTTGTTATTAAGTACTGAATTTGGGAACCTTTCAGATTTGCTATCAATGAGTTTTTTTATTCAAATGATTATTCTACAATGACTTTCAGATAAGGCTTTTAGAATAAACATACATTAGAATTCAATTCATTTAAATTGCACGAGTTGAAATAAGGATGAATGAAGCCGCTCGAACAGGCAAAACTCGGACGTATTTTCTCGCTATGATGCTAAACTGAAGTCAAGGAATGAAATACGCCCCTCTCCTTCACTCACTCAGCGCTTCATATCGAGTTATGGCTCCTTGCGATTATTATAAAAGCTTTTTGGAAATCACATAATGATTCTGTGTAAGATTACCAATTGTTGTTAATGGAGGAGGGATGAGGATGAAAAGAGCTTATGTGTATGCTGTGGTATTGCTGCTTCTCGTAATGATTACCGGTTGTCCTTCATTCTGGAAATCGGCCGATGCCACTTTAAAGAAGCTTATGTACAACGGAGTTGAAGTTCCCGAATTCAGTGCGAAGAAGACCTCGTATTCGATTGTACTCCCGGCGGGCACTACGGAACCGCCCACTGTCACGGCCGTTCCAGCAGTTGAAGGGGTAAATATAGTTGTTACTGATGCAGAGACGCTTCCCGGGACTGCAACGGTAATCGTCACTTCCCTTAATGGAAAGGCAAGTCTAACTTACAGTATCTTCTTTACAGTGAAGGTAGTGATCTCGATTGTGGCCGATCCCACTGATGGAGGAGAATTCAGCGGAGACGGAGAATACGTCTACGGGGATCTCGTAACTATAGTGGCCACACCATCCATTCATCACACTTTTAGTGGATGGTTTCTTGACGAACCTGAAGAAGTGAGTTTTGAGGAGAGCGGTGACGACCCAATATACACCGATCCGGTCGCCTCTTTCCCGGCTCTAAAGGATGTAAGTCTTTTGGTGGGATTCAATCCAATGGAATACACCTTCAATCTTGTGCCTGTTCCTCCTGAAGGTGGTGAAGTGGCCGGCGGAGGCGCTGTGAATTATGGTGACTCTGTAGGTTTGAGCGCGCTGTCTAATGAAGGCTATGGCTTTGCGGGATGGTGGATAGACGGCTATATGTTCAGTGATCAGGCCGCTGATCTGGTTAGTACAGTGGAAATTCTCAGTCATACGGCATGCATTACCTGTACGGAATACACCGTTGAGGGGAGATTCGATCCTTCGGCCCCTAAGTGGCAATTAGACATTACTATTGAAGCGACTCCGGTTGATGGTGGTGAGACCTGGGGCGAGGGAGTGTATCCGTACGGTAGTTATGTGACTGTCGGGGCGACACCTTCAGATCATTTCAATTTCGATGGGTGGTACGTCGGTGGGGAAGAGCTAAGCCAGGGCGCTACTTACACTTTCCCGGCAAATGACTGGTACACTGAGGGAATAACATACACCGCGCTTCCCTTACAGGGAGTGTTTGTAGACATAATATACACATTCAATGCGGTTGCCGAACCTCCTGAAGGCGGAACGGCGAGCGGCGGAGGAACAGCCAAATACGGTGATCACGTTTCATTCCTGGCCGCACCCAATGAATCCTACACTTTTGAGGGCTGGTACTATGGTGAAGAGAACATGAGCGGATCGCCAAGCTTCACCCTTGACACCGCCAGCTTCCTGGATACCCATACGCTTCCCGTAACAAGCACAGAATCCAGCTTCATTTTTACGGCGAAGTTCCAACCCCAGACGCCGCCTCCTGGATGGCTTATGATTACGATCGATGCTTCACCGACTGACAAAGGTGAGGTGAGCGGCGCCGGAAAGTATTCGTATGGAGAAGAAGTCACACTCGGAGCGACACCGATTGATCATTTTGATTTTGGAGGTTGGTACACTGATGGGGAAATGTTGAGTGAGGATCTTCCATACACATTCAACACCTCCAACTGGCTAATAACAGAAGATGTGACCAAAACTCTCCCGGTAGAGGCCTGGTTCCCGCCGGTCTTCTATCATTTCAACGTAGTTGCAAATCCTCCCGAAGGCGGGGAAGTCATGGAAAGTGGTGTATTCATTTACGGCGATCCTATGACGCTGGGTGCAATTCCTAATGACAATTACGTATTCAGGAACTGGACTTTCGAGGGAGCTGAGTTCAGCGATAATCCATTGTGGGAAGGGAATTCCACCTTCTTCCTTGCTAGATCGACTTGTATCGGCTGCACTGAATTCACCATAGTCGGCAATTTCGACCTGGATGTGCCCGACACAATTACTGTGAACTTGAGATCTGAACCACCGGAAGGCGGTCAAGTTAGCGGAGGAGGTCAATTCCCAAAGGGGTCGAGCACGGTTATAAGTGCGATGCCGAATCCCGGATATGGATTTAGTGTCTGGTGCTACGATCCGTGCGAGAGCGTCTTTAGTGAGAGTCAGACTCTGACTATAAGCAATCTGCAGGAAGATATTAGCCTGTTTGCATCATTCCATCCGCTTAACTAGAACCTCTCTGCGTGTGAAAGCAAAGCATTGTTGATTCATTTTGAGAATTGTGACATATAGACTGAAGACAGGAGTATCGGATAATTTAGAAAGCCTGGGGAACGAATCCTCAGGCTTTCTTCTCCACAAAACCGATTCTAAAACCGTCCGGATCTCTGATGACGAATTTAAGGATTCCATAGGGAGTCGTTTCGAGAGGAGTATCGATCTCGACAGAGTCTTTGATTCTATTCCACAGCTCCTCGACACCGGTGATTCGGAAGTTCAAGATGTCTGAATTCCTGTTTCTTTTCAATCCCGGAGTTTCGATTATCCCAAAGCCGGCCGTTCCATCCGGTTTATAGGACTGCCAGTTGGTCTGTTCGTAAAAAATATCCGGTTCGAACCCGAGGATCTCTTCGTAGAAGACTCTCGCTCTCTCAAGAGAGCTTACAGATATAGTAGCAACCTGAATTTCCATTTAGGCCTCCCAATATTAGTTTGTCTTAAGAAGAATAACGCCGGCGATAAAACCTGTCAAAGTCCGACCCTAGTCAAACTGAAAGATTCATTTCTCATCACTCTACAGTTCTGATCGATTCGGTTATGCTTAGAGACGTCACCTTTCTCGACGAAGCGAGCGTGGTCAATATTCCTGCCCCTATCGCGCCGGCAACCGCTAGAACAATTCCCATCCATGGTATCGACCAGTTGAGATGACTCATTCCGGATCTCAAGAGCGAATAGACCGTGTAAGAGAGAATCAGGCCAAGAACGACAGACGATACAGCGCTAATGAGACCGAAGATCAAGCCTTCGTAAGTAAGCATGGCCTTGAGTTGTTTTCCGGTCATTCCAATAGCTCTCAGTATTCCAAACTCTCTGCGACGCAGGATGATAGTAGTGTTTATGGTGTTTGTTATCCCGCAGATGCCTATGAAGCCAACTATTGCAATAAGCCCGTACACTAGGGTTGAAAGTGTGCTGATTGCGTCTTCAGTCTCTTTCTTGTATTCACTGTATGAGATGAAGGTAGAATTCCTGTACCTGTCGGCGATCTCTTCGATTGTCGATTCGAGAGCTTCAGCGTCGCTTCCCCTTCGAAGATAGATATCTACATACGAGTAGTGGTCCATGTAGTCCATCATGGTGAGATGGACATCGCCGTTCTCAGGCCTGAGACTCTCAATTATCTTATCGCTGCATGCCGCAAGGATTCCACCCTCTACCGTGTAGGCTACCGATGGCAGCTCCTGCACTACGGCGGCAACGACGAACTCCGAGGCGACGGGAACTTGTACCATAGACTCGTTCAGATAGTACGTCTTGAGCAGAACTCTGTCTCCTGCCTCGATTCCATGCCTGTTGCTGTTTTCAATGTCGATAATGATTACCCGTTCGGAAGTTGCTCTCCTCAAATCTATGGATCCCGAAATTACTTTCGTCTTCATCAGCTCGATACCGAGATCGTTGTAAGCGAGGAGAGCCATGTACATTCCGCTATTATCAACCATTGTCGCACGCATTCCGGCCTCAGGGTTTGAGAAGGTCGCGAATGACCTACTATCAAGGTCCTGGTCCTCATATTCGGTGAGCAGTCTTCCCGTAATGAACTTCGCAGCCGCAACTGTCTGTACATCTTCGAATGAGAGTATCTCTTCGATCGTTTGCTCATCGGGTCCGTCATCGTACATGCTTGCCACTCTTATTGAGAAATCCGACTTCACAACGCCCCGCGCAATTCTCTCAGTATCGAAGTTTCCGGCAAAGTACGAGAAGGCTATGAAAAGAGTTGCCGCCATCGTCATTGAAATGACAGAAATAATCGTCGTGCGAAGATTTCTCCTCATGTTTCTTTTCGCAAGTTTCAACGGGATCTTCTCTCTCGACGAACTTTGTCCTTCAACGATCCCTTTGACTTCGAAGTCAGAGGGTTCGACACCGTACTGTCTCATCGCCTCTACGGGTGAAACTTTACCCGCCCTCAGTGCGGGAATAAGAGAAGATACGACTACCGACAGGAATCCGAGAATGGTTCCAAGTAAGAGTGATAGGGGTGTAATCATGGTTGAGAAGCCGCCTAGACCTGTCAGCTGAGATCCCGCATAGAGCGCTATTGCGAAGGAAAGCAAAACGCCTGTCGCCAGTCCTAAGGGAATGCCAACAAGACTTACGAGGATCGATTCTCGGAAGACGACCTTCCTTATCTGTGCGGGAGTGGCACCGGCCGCCCTGAGAAGCCCGAATTCACGTATTCTTTCGAGAACGGATATCTGTACGGTGTTATAGATAGAGACCATTGAAGCCACTGCGACGAGCAGTCCCAGAACGACTGCCGGCCAGTTGACTGGAGATAGGTTCTCAAGAAAGTAGATCAACGAACCGTTGTAAGTTGTCTTATCTCTTATTTCGAGATCCGAAGCAACCTTAAGTGCGGCAACTCTTATTCCGTTGTTTGGTGCATCAACGGTGAAATAGGCGTTCTTCACCACTCTCGACTCTTCAGAAATCTCTGAAAACTCCTCAGGCGAGATTTCCACAAAGGCCTTTGACATTGCGCTCTCCTGTCTAGCCTTTGATACTATCCCTACTACTTCATAGGTACGTTTCTTGCCTCCAATATCAAGTGAGACCTTTTGGCCGGTTTCCGGAGTGATTCCCAGAAGCTGTGCCGAGAATGAGTCTAACGCTATCTCTCCAGGCCTTTCCGGGAGACGGCCTTCTTTTACACTCTTTCCTCTCAGGTTGAGCGTCAGCTCATTGGCCTCTTCAATAAACAGAGAAGCCCTTTCTTCAGGAAATTCAATTGTTCCGGCTATTTTCTGAATACCCAGCTCTTCAATCAAAACATGTATCTTCAGGTCCATGATCTCGGATTCACTTGTCTCTACTACTTTTCCATGGTACCTCCCCACAGAGTTCTCCATGCTCTGAAGCTCCGAAGCTTCGATGCTTTCGAAAGTGATCATGATTGCGGTTATGAAGGCAACGGCGAGGGCAACTCCCAGGAGTGTGTACAACGTTCTCCGAAGTCGTCTAGAAAGGTACTTTCTGCTTAGTTCTGTATAACGCTTCATACCTTCTGACCTCCCATGGCCGAAGAAAAGACGTTGCCCACGTCTGTATTCGAGTAGTCCGAAACGATCTCGCCGTCCTCCAGAGTGATTATTCTGTCGGCTCTTTCTGCAATATCCTCTTCATGAGTCACTATTACGAGAGTCTGGTGGAATTTCCTCGCGCTTATTTTAAGCAGGTCCATGACTTCCTGGCTCGTCTTGCTGTCGAGATTTCCTGTCGGTTCGTCGGCAAAGACGATTGCCGGTTTCGTTATGAGAGCCCTGGCTATGGCCACCCTCTGTTGCTGGCCGCCTGAAAGGGCAGACGGGAGGTGACCGACCCTGTCTTCCAGTTTCATAAGCCTTATGAGTTCGTTCAGATACGGCTCATCGACCTTTCTTTCGTCCAGGATCAGCGGGAGTTCTATGTTTTCCCTGGCAGTCAGGACGGGAATCAGGTTGAAAAACTGAAAGACAAACCCGATTCTTCTTCTTCTGAAGATCGAAAGCTGCGTATCCGTCATGGCGTAGAGATTCTTGCCATCTATGTGGACGCTTCCCGCGGTAGGCCGATCAAGCCCCGCAAGCAGATGCAGGAGCGTACTCTTTCCCGAGCCACTAGGCCCGACTATCGCGATGAACTCGCCCTCCTCGACGGAAAGCTCCGCCCCTTTGAGCGCAATGACTGCGTTCGCACCAGATCCATATACTTTTCTCAGTCCAGTAGTTTTGAGTACTTCCATAATCCGCCTCCTTATTGTTTTCTTTTCAGAGTATAAGGAGTCTTTCTTATTCGTAGATGAAGGATAAGCTTAAGAAATCGCAAGGTTAAGCCCTCATTCTTCCCGTCTTACGGGGAGCTCTATTATGAAAGTCGACCCTCTTTCCGTAGATGACTTCAGCTTTATGTCTCCTTGGTGTCTCTCAATAATCGCTTTAGCCAGCGATAGCCCGAGCCCTGAACCCTTTTTCGATCTGCCGGCAGAACTGCCCCGGTAGAAACTCTGAAAGATCTTCGATGAATCTTCTTGCGGGATCCCAGGGCCTTCGTCCGAGACGGTTATATAGGCGTAGGTCTCGCTCCTTGAAATTGACACAGCTACCGAGCCGCCTTCAGGAGAGTAATCGATGGCGTTCTTAAGGAGATTGCCAATAGCCTGCGAAATCCACTTTTCATCACAGAAGACCGTAGCCGACGATTCGGTATTCAGTGAAATCTCGATCTTCTTGCCGCGAGCAATCTCGATATAGCTTCTTATTACATCTCTCGCCAGTTCTGCGAGATCTGCCTTTCTGAAATTGAATCTGATAGCGCCCGATTCTATCCTTGCTATGTTGAGAACGTCGCCGATGAGCCATTCCATTCTCTCGATATCTTCGCCGCTTCTACTCAGAAACTCTTCAATCTGTTCTCTTTCCATATTCTTTCCTTCTATCATTAGTTCATTCATCGTTTTTAGGGAGGCAAGGGGCGTCTTGAGTTCATGCGAGATGAAAGAGATGAAGGCTCTCATCCTGTCGCGCTCGGAATCAACGTTTTCCATGGTCTTTTCCAGTCTTCTGCTGAGCGCGTTCAGTTGTGCCGAGAGAATGGCCGTGTCCCCCTCGCCGTCGAAAATCGATTTACCATCGTATCTCCCGCTCATCAGGGCGTCCAATCTCAGCGATGTTTCTTTCAGAAAGTCGGACTGTTTTTTCGCTATGAGGGAGAGGAGTGAAACCCAGAGAAGAACTAGACTTATAGAAGAAAGTGAAATTGTCGCAACTATCCTGGATCGGAAATTCTTGTAAGTAGATCCATAGCTTTCGGGAGGCGCTTCTGTGTATCCATAGGGCTTTAGAAGCTTCAGCGCAGCTTCGAAGTCTTCAGGCCGACTCCCAGAGAGCAGCCTCCGAAGGGTCTCATCCGAAAGACCACTCAGCGAAACCAGCCTTCCAATTAACGAGATCTCCCTTTCATACTGACGACCTCTCTGTTCCAGCAATGCAGACCATGTAAGCAGCACGGCGATAATGACAATCGCTAGAGAGATCACAATGCCGGCAACCGAGGCCAGTCTATTGGCTTTTTCTCTGAAGAGGAATCTTAACATCTATTTCTCCCCATTCCACCTGTAACCCAGGCCTCTCAGCGTTTCAATAAGCTTCGGCCTTGAGGGATCTTCCTCCACCTTCTCTCTGAGCTTTCGGATATGAACAGAGAGAGTGTTGTCATCAATGAATTCACCATCTACATCCCATACCTTCTGAAGGAGCCGATCCCTTCCGAGGACAATACCTTCGTTCTCCATAAGAGCTCTGAGTATTTTGAACTCCGTTGGAGTGAGTATTACCTCTTTCCCGGATCTGTAAGCCCTCAGCTTAGAGGTGTCCAGTTCTACGGGGCCTGACTTGAGCGAATTGCCTTCCTCAACGGAATGCTTCTGGATTCTCCGTGCATTGGCTTTGATTCGCGATATGAGCTCCCTTAGTCTGAATGGTTTCGTTACGTAATCGTCTGCCCCGCTCTCGAGACCCATTACGATATTCACTTCCTCGTCCCTTGCAGTAAGGAAGATTATTGGCATCTCTGATCTTTCGCGGATCTTCTTGCAGAGTTCAAATCCGTTTCCGTCGGGAAGCATTACATCCAGAAGCGCAAGATCAAAGTCTCCGCTCTCTAATAGTTCAAGAGCGTACGACACGCTCCCAGCCAAGGTCGTTGCCCACCCCTCCTGCGTGAGCGCATAGCTTATGCCGTTCGC
Encoded here:
- a CDS encoding response regulator transcription factor, which produces MLRILLVEDDENLANGISYALTQEGWATTLAGSVSYALELLESGDFDLALLDVMLPDGNGFELCKKIRERSEMPIIFLTARDEEVNIVMGLESGADDYVTKPFRLRELISRIKANARRIQKHSVEEGNSLKSGPVELDTSKLRAYRSGKEVILTPTEFKILRALMENEGIVLGRDRLLQKVWDVDGEFIDDNTLSVHIRKLREKVEEDPSRPKLIETLRGLGYRWNGEK
- a CDS encoding sensor histidine kinase KdpD, which encodes MLRFLFREKANRLASVAGIVISLAIVIIAVLLTWSALLEQRGRQYEREISLIGRLVSLSGLSDETLRRLLSGSRPEDFEAALKLLKPYGYTEAPPESYGSTYKNFRSRIVATISLSSISLVLLWVSLLSLIAKKQSDFLKETSLRLDALMSGRYDGKSIFDGEGDTAILSAQLNALSRRLEKTMENVDSERDRMRAFISFISHELKTPLASLKTMNELMIEGKNMEREQIEEFLSRSGEDIERMEWLIGDVLNIARIESGAIRFNFRKADLAELARDVIRSYIEIARGKKIEISLNTESSATVFCDEKWISQAIGNLLKNAIDYSPEGGSVAVSISRSETYAYITVSDEGPGIPQEDSSKIFQSFYRGSSAGRSKKGSGLGLSLAKAIIERHQGDIKLKSSTERGSTFIIELPVRREE
- a CDS encoding FtsX-like permease family protein; the protein is MKRYTELSRKYLSRRLRRTLYTLLGVALAVAFITAIMITFESIEASELQSMENSVGRYHGKVVETSESEIMDLKIHVLIEELGIQKIAGTIEFPEERASLFIEEANELTLNLRGKSVKEGRLPERPGEIALDSFSAQLLGITPETGQKVSLDIGGKKRTYEVVGIVSKARQESAMSKAFVEISPEEFSEISEESRVVKNAYFTVDAPNNGIRVAALKVASDLEIRDKTTYNGSLIYFLENLSPVNWPAVVLGLLVAVASMVSIYNTVQISVLERIREFGLLRAAGATPAQIRKVVFRESILVSLVGIPLGLATGVLLSFAIALYAGSQLTGLGGFSTMITPLSLLLGTILGFLSVVVSSLIPALRAGKVSPVEAMRQYGVEPSDFEVKGIVEGQSSSREKIPLKLAKRNMRRNLRTTIISVISMTMAATLFIAFSYFAGNFDTERIARGVVKSDFSIRVASMYDDGPDEQTIEEILSFEDVQTVAAAKFITGRLLTEYEDQDLDSRSFATFSNPEAGMRATMVDNSGMYMALLAYNDLGIELMKTKVISGSIDLRRATSERVIIIDIENSNRHGIEAGDRVLLKTYYLNESMVQVPVASEFVVAAVVQELPSVAYTVEGGILAACSDKIIESLRPENGDVHLTMMDYMDHYSYVDIYLRRGSDAEALESTIEEIADRYRNSTFISYSEYKKETEDAISTLSTLVYGLIAIVGFIGICGITNTINTTIILRRREFGILRAIGMTGKQLKAMLTYEGLIFGLISAVSSVVLGLILSYTVYSLLRSGMSHLNWSIPWMGIVLAVAGAIGAGILTTLASSRKVTSLSITESIRTVE
- a CDS encoding ABC transporter ATP-binding protein; translated protein: MEVLKTTGLRKVYGSGANAVIALKGAELSVEEGEFIAIVGPSGSGKSTLLHLLAGLDRPTAGSVHIDGKNLYAMTDTQLSIFRRRRIGFVFQFFNLIPVLTARENIELPLILDERKVDEPYLNELIRLMKLEDRVGHLPSALSGGQQQRVAIARALITKPAIVFADEPTGNLDSKTSQEVMDLLKISARKFHQTLVIVTHEEDIAERADRIITLEDGEIVSDYSNTDVGNVFSSAMGGQKV
- a CDS encoding VOC family protein; the protein is MEIQVATISVSSLERARVFYEEILGFEPDIFYEQTNWQSYKPDGTAGFGIIETPGLKRNRNSDILNFRITGVEELWNRIKDSVEIDTPLETTPYGILKFVIRDPDGFRIGFVEKKA
- a CDS encoding InlB B-repeat-containing protein; translation: MKRAYVYAVVLLLLVMITGCPSFWKSADATLKKLMYNGVEVPEFSAKKTSYSIVLPAGTTEPPTVTAVPAVEGVNIVVTDAETLPGTATVIVTSLNGKASLTYSIFFTVKVVISIVADPTDGGEFSGDGEYVYGDLVTIVATPSIHHTFSGWFLDEPEEVSFEESGDDPIYTDPVASFPALKDVSLLVGFNPMEYTFNLVPVPPEGGEVAGGGAVNYGDSVGLSALSNEGYGFAGWWIDGYMFSDQAADLVSTVEILSHTACITCTEYTVEGRFDPSAPKWQLDITIEATPVDGGETWGEGVYPYGSYVTVGATPSDHFNFDGWYVGGEELSQGATYTFPANDWYTEGITYTALPLQGVFVDIIYTFNAVAEPPEGGTASGGGTAKYGDHVSFLAAPNESYTFEGWYYGEENMSGSPSFTLDTASFLDTHTLPVTSTESSFIFTAKFQPQTPPPGWLMITIDASPTDKGEVSGAGKYSYGEEVTLGATPIDHFDFGGWYTDGEMLSEDLPYTFNTSNWLITEDVTKTLPVEAWFPPVFYHFNVVANPPEGGEVMESGVFIYGDPMTLGAIPNDNYVFRNWTFEGAEFSDNPLWEGNSTFFLARSTCIGCTEFTIVGNFDLDVPDTITVNLRSEPPEGGQVSGGGQFPKGSSTVISAMPNPGYGFSVWCYDPCESVFSESQTLTISNLQEDISLFASFHPLN